ataaaaatagaattataaAGAGTGAGGGGTGCAGGTGAAAATGGACGAGGGTGGAGGTAGAAATTGAGGAGTGCAGGAAGCAATTGCCTAATCTCTATCATGTCTACCTGGACAGAGAGACAAAATCGAAATCATTCGAAAGCATATTCGTGTAAGAAAATTTCTTGATATAGAAAATTGAATATCATCCATGTACCATTTATTTACAAAGAAGTGCAAGATATGCTCCCGCCATACTCGCCGCTTCCATTTTCTAAATCATCTTCGAGTCTTCTCTTTCTCATCCCTTCTCTTCGCAATACAgcaaaaccaaaaataataaaaaaattaaaataaaatgtttcgAATCCTTAACAGAACGCTACCACTTTTTCGCCATCATCTTCCTCGAACAATTTCTTCTTCGACAAAAACTTGCAATTCAACAAAGAAAAGCGTAGAGAATTCTCAAATTGCACCAATCCTCGCTCACAGCCACAACCTCTCTCCTATCGCTCCGCAATCTTCCTCTCGGGCTCACGTCCTCGCGCTCTCCGCCGCCGCCATTCTCACCTCCGCCGCCTTCCTCAACTACGACTACGTCCGCCACGAATCCGATCGCCGCGGAGAACCAAATCCTCTCTACGCGAGAGCCGAGAACTCCACGCGCAAGGCGGCGGACTCCTTCGACCGTATTTTCCACCACGCCAGGCGCACGGGCGTCGCGGCTGCGGTCCTCTGGCACTCTCTGTGCTCGGTGCTGTCGTCGGCAAACCATGAGGTGCGCTCCGGATTCGAGATTCGAGTCGCGGCCTTGCTCGCCGATATCGCTGCTGCGAACTCCGGCCGTAGGGCTGCGATCGTCGGGGCAGGTGGCGGCGCTGTCGTGGACTGGCTGCTGGAGGCCGTGACAAAAGAAGGCGGCGGAGGCGGCGGCACTCAGGCGGAGTCCGCGAGGGCGCTTGCTTATTTGATTGCGGACCCTAACGTGTCTGCGGCGGTGCTTGGGAGACCTCACGCGGTTCCGAATCTTCTGAGGTTCATCTTTTCGTGTCAGCCTCGGCGTTCTAAGAATAAGAAGGTAAATTATTCCTTTTGTGAATTGGTTTTTCTATGTTAGTTGGTGTGCTCGCCTTTTTTTCATTCGCATTTGCAAACTGAACAATCAATTGGACTTTATTCCTAGTGTGCTTGATTATACAGCCTCTTGTCTCATAAATAGGGTTTAATCTTTTAAATGTGATGAAAGATTAAATGAATAATATCACGTATTTCGGTTGCGAATGTATTAAATGTTGTACTTCTCAATTTacatttagtttatttatttattcattgaGGATATTTTGTAAGAAGACTGAGAAGTTATATGTAATCCTTGGAGATGTCTTTTGAACTATTTTTCATGCACAGCTAGATCTATTATATAAATGCAAGCTTCACTGAAGATGTTGACGATAGTGTCTTTTTCTGATTCTGGCATTGGTGACATTATGCAAATTTTTGTGGCAGCAGCATTCAAGACGTAGTGCATTTGATATTTCTGATTCTTTGAAAGGCAGGAGCATGCTTGTGGCTGCCATTATGGATATCGTTACGTCCAGCTGTGACAATACACAAGACGTGTCTTTTAATCCATCATTGCCTGGAAAGGCTGAAACTAGAGACATTGCTGCTGCCCTACAAGTAATTGAGGAAGGGGGTTTGCACTTGGATGAGCCACCtgaaggtgaagatgatgatggtggGACCGGAAGCAAAGGGATTGGGATCAAGATACTTGAAGGTACTCCTGTTTTAGGGCTTTCAAGGACCAGCAGTGATTCATATAGTGAAGAATTGAAGCATCAAACTTCTAAAactatcaaatttcaaaataagtaCGACAATTCTCGGCAACAAAATAATGTATCCTCTTCTGTTGTTCCTGGTCTCTGGGATGATTTGCACTGTGAACATGTTGCTGTTCCTTTTGCCACATGGGCATTAGCAAATTGGGCAACAGCATCGGAATCAAATAGAACTCGTATTCAAGAACTGGATCGAGATGGACAGGCAGTCATGGCTGCTTTAATGGCACCCGAGAGATCTGTAAAATGGCATGCAAGTTTGGTGGTGCGGTTGCTATTAGAAGATCGCAATGCACCTTTGAATGAATCTATTTCTGAATGGGCTTCGAGTATTCTTTCTACTATATCTCAGGCATCCAAGCATGAAGATGTTTCTTTGGCTAATATAGCTTTATCTGCCCTTCTCTTGTCTGTTGAGAGGAGCCCTGCAGTGCAGAATATACTGATGGAGAATGGTCTTAACCCAATGAGAGAAATCGCCAAGCAGATGACAAAACATAAGCAGGTTCAAGAAGCAATGGCAAAGGCATTAGAGCTACTTTGTACTGGAGAGCTGCACTTGTCGCTTGAAGAGGGTCAAAAATGGTCAGGCATTCTTGTACCTTGGGTTTTTGGAACATTTTCCTCTGATACTATACGATCTTCAGCCATAAAGATTCTTTCTCAGATCATGGAAGACTACGGTCCAACATCTGTACCACTTTCTCAAGGATGGTTAGCCGTGATGCTATCTGAAGTGCATAGTTCTATCAAGAAATCAAATGATAATGGAACCAATCAACCAAAAAGTGATAATGTAAAGGtatgcaaatattttttctcattctATCTAAATGACCTTTCACTATATCTGACAGTGCTACTTCAATTCCAAGTCTGCTTTTGATGCACATTTTAGCCGTGTTAACCTTTTGCAGACATTAATCAATAATGCGAATATTGCTTCTGCTGCACAAGTTGCCAGTCAACTATCCACCGCAGTTGTTAATCTGGCAGCTAAAAGAATGGGAGTTGCATCTAATTCTGGGGATGCATCCCCACTGGCAGATTTTCTGTCTCTGGAACCTTTAGCTGGAccgtttaaaaatttaaaaaaagataatttgcCTAAATTAGATGCTGCAGATTCTGCTGTGGCAACGCTGAAAGGAATTAAAGCTCTGACCGAAGTTTGTGCTGAAGATTCTGGTTGTCAGGACATGATAGTTGATTTTGGGATTTTATGTTTGCTGAGGCGCTTTATGTTGAGTGATGATTATGAGAAACTGGCTGCTATTGAGGCTTATGATGCATCATCTAGAGCACATGAGGGGAAGGAGCGGATATCAAATGTAGATGGCAAACCACCTGCATCAGATGTATATAATTCAGCTAGTGTCCGAGTTCCACCCACTGCTCATATCCGCAAGCATGCAGCTCGGTTGTTGACCATCCTCTCACTGCTTCCCAAAGTCAAGAAGGTCATCACAGCTGATGAAACATGGTGCAAATGGCTTGATGATTGTGCTAATGGGCGAATTCCAGGTTGCAATGATCTTAAAATTCAAAGCTATGCCAGGGCAGCacttttaaatgtgttttgcAATGACCAGCCTAATGGAAGGAGTGGAAGTGGAGGTCCTTCTGACGGTGGTGTAAAAAGTTATAGGAATGCATGTCCTCGTTATGATGACATGATATTCTTGATAAATTCTCATCTTCCCCACTGGAAATGTCCCAAAGAAACAGGTCAACAAGAACCATTCTCAAGAATGATATCTCTGGCTCCTTCTGCTGATACTGACAATGGAACAGAGTCCTTGAATAACAGCAACTGCTCTATTTCTAATGATTCAACTAAAATCAACCCAGATAGAAATTTGCCTCCACTAGACATAGTTTTTGTCCATGGGCTCCGTGGTGGGCCTTACAAAACTTGGCGTATAGCTGAGGAAAAATCCTCAACTTCTTCACATTTGGTTGAGAAGGTTGACGAGGGAGCAGGAAAGCTTGGAACCTTTTGGCCTGGTGAATGGCTTTCCAGTGATTTTCCTGAGGCTCGGTTGTTTACCCTAAAATACAAGGTTTGCCTTAGTAAAGTTGGGGCATATTAGCCTTAGTAAGATGAGATGTTTGGGATATGAATTGCATTCTTTTTGTGATGTTAGTTCTATCACCTTTTCTAGAGTTTGTTTCATGCGTGGTTCCCTTTACCTCCATCTAACTCTTTAGGTAAATGCTTTATGCAGACTAATCTCACACAGTGGTCGGGAGCTAGCTTGCCTCTTCAGGTTGCAATTTTAAAACACctcattatttattatctagAAACAGCATTAGCTTTTATTTCTCTACCATGCTCTGCTTCTTAGTCATCTGGGAGGTTGCTAATActtgaatttataaaaacagATTTGGGGGTCTTCATACTCTATGAGCCTCGTTAAGGTTAAagaaatttatcaatttttaatgCTACAGTCATTCTCGACCTGCATTACCATACAAACTTGCAAATTGCAATTTTCACATCTTCGTGTCTGGGGCTGAAGCACCATTACAAAGATTGTATGATCAGTATTGTTAccattttatgaaaatataaatctaGACATCATATTGACATTTAACCTGTGCTTAAATGACTGTCAAAAAAAGCTGCGCTTAAATGAACTGTTACTAAGTGAGACTGATTTTAtggatgaagatctaaacaattTACTGGATTTGAGTGAAGCAGTTGTGAGAacgtttctttctttctatatCCTTTTGTTTCTTCATTATTAGTTTGATATTTTCATGTTTCTGGTTTGCCTATTAGGGGCACGTATCCCAGCTCTTAAAATTCTCTAAAACTATACAGTTATATATCTACAATCAAATACTTAAATTCCTCCCTGCATATGGTTGCAGTTGACAATTTCTCTCGCATCCATACCACTTTCCTTTCACTTACCTACTGCCAGGCCTCTTTGTTGTGTAGTTGATAtacttgtttattttgaaatttgcaGGAGGTTAGTTCTATGCTATTGGAGAAGCTTGTTGCTGCAGGGATTGGGGATAGACCTGTTGTTTTTGTTACTCACAGGTTAGTCTAGCTGCCTATGATTGTTTACTTGAACTTTTGTGCACTTTACTTAGTCATTTTTATGATTGACATGCGTTCTTTGAAAGTGTAAGTAACTTGTGCTTACGAAGGTACTTCATTGACTGTTGTATGTATTTATTTGTGTGtcttatatatctatatatccAAAtctatttatctatatatatatatatatgtgtgtgtgtgtgtgtgtgtgtgtgaactTCTAAACAATCATGAACTGTTAGGTTAGGGAATTCATGCATCTCACTTGATTATTGCTTGTTTTCAGGTATATCATGTTAatgtttttttggtttgatATGCTTTTAGTGTATCAATCCATCTAATATAATACTTGCATTATTTTATCTTACTTCTTCTAAaactattttcttaaaattttcctGCAATATTCAATTCTTTGGCATTTAGTTTCTTCAGCCTATACTTGGTGTTGGAAGTTCTACCTTagctagagataaggtcaatttagaatatataagtaACCTCACTTTACATGctggttttgtgggattgaattagatttaaattcCACATTTAATTCAGATATCTTGTAATGACACTCTCTTTGTACAATTTTTAGTTTAATCCCTGTAagtatgctttttttttttcttttattattatttcaactCCTTAGTCCCTGAATCTTTAGCCACACCAGCCATTAACAGTAACCCTATTTAATGACAAGGACTAATGctaaaaaattgaatatcacATGGAAggactattttaaaaaaattttaagtaCTGAAATAGGAAAAATTAGGTACGTTATAGGACCTAACACATATTTAAGGCATGCTTTAATCATAATTTGTTCTTCAATCACTCTTTCAATGACACCAGGGAAAAATCTTGATGTTACTTTCGTTAGTGATTATATACAaaaagggttttaaatttaaaaatttaatatcatgATTGATTCACCATCATACAGAGTTTTAGTTTGCAAcattttttttgataaatataaacatGTCATGTTTATACAATTTGCTTTGAAATAGAAGTAGCAAAATAGGATGCAGAACAAATTAGTACCTATACGTGTCTGTGTGTAATctattttgttctatttttgGCAAGAATTGTTGAGGTGTGATGGATGTAGACGTCACTTTGTATGTATTAAGAACAAGTGGTGACAAGTACTTTTGTGGTTTGTGTCCCAGCTGTAACTGCTTTTACCTTTCTAGTATAGAGTTAGCCTAGAAGTCCTTTTGGACGATGACAAAATTAATTGTCTAGTAATTTATATATGTCGtgtaaattgtatttttttcaaatgtctTTTAGTCACTAAGTTATTTGTTTATTCTAACTTTACCTCACTTTGTTTTGTCTATGTGCTTTTCTATTGTTTGCAGTATGGGAGGTCTGGTTGTGAAGCAAATTCTTCATAAAGCAAAGGAGGAAAGATTTGATAATCTTGTGAAGAATACAATGGGAATTGTAAGTATtgattctttaattaaatatatgctTAAAGTATGCAggttttttaatgttatttttggtTGCAGGTTTTTTATAGCTGCCCACATTTTGGTAGCAAACTTGCAGATATGCCTTGGCGAATGGGCTTCGTGCTTCGTCCAGCTCCCACAGTTAGTATTTGAACTTACCTACCCCTTTTTCAGCAGTAGATGTTGGTTAACGTATTTCCTGTTTCAATAATAATTGCTACAATTTGAAAGAGTGTTTTTGCTCTTGGTTTTTAATGTTTAACAGATAGGAGAGCTAAGAAGTGGATCTCAAAAACTGATAGAGCTTAATGACTATATTCGTCAACTTCATAAGAAGAGGTTGCTTGATGTTCTCAGCTTTTGTGAGGTAATCAGCAATTAAGCTATTTGCTAGTATCTATTCCGATGTCTTTTCATGAGTTTGACTTATGAATTACTTTTTGCAGACCAAGGTAACTCCAATAGTTGAAGCTTATGGTGGATGGGCCTTTCGAACAGAAATTGTACCAATTGAGTCAGCATATCCCGGATTCGGGGAATTAGTCGTAAGTATATTGAGAAATTCTATCtcattttataagaaaaagaaaatgaaatgaagagTAAAATATTTTCGTCAGCATATCCAAGCTCTGACCTTTGTCACCCCACCCATCCCAGCATCCATTGCAATATTCAAATCGACTGTACTTTTTTGTAGTATTATAGCAGTTTTAGCGTTTGTTTTCCTGATTTAGCTTCTAATTTTGCAACAGGTATTGGAGTCAACAGATCATATAAATTCTTGTAAGCCAGTGAGCCGCTCAGACCCTTCGTATACGGAGACGTTAAAGTTCTTGCAGAGATTAAAAGCATGCCTTGACTCAGCTTATGCTTCCGGAGAAGAGCTTAGCTAGGTGTTCTATAGTGGTATTTATATGTCAAATGCATGGGAAGACCATGCCTTCAGCTTGACTCAACAGCAAAAACGACATGTACAAGAAATCCAAGTTTAGCATAGTTAATGAAACTTAAAGGTGGACTAACATGTGCAAGCCTTGTATTAGATATGGCTTGCCTTACCTTGTACAGTTTCCCATTCATCAACCATTCATTTTGTCCACTGACCCGTAGGGATTGTAATCAATCCTTTTGTACATAAATAGGAAACACAAATGTAATCACTTTGTTGTATCTTCTCTCATTTACTTATACTGTTCACCACAGATTTATTATGTCAATAAACTGATTTGTTTCATGATATTCATGCAAGCAACAATACAATTTTCATGATCGTTGCTTAAAAATGGCTTACACATTCATGattcatattttacaaataCCTCCTTCAAGCAGTTTGTTTCACTGCATCTTTAAAGGTTCAACGTGGGTTAAATTAAAGAAACCAAAATGAAAGTTATAATGTGCCATTGATTTAACTgtatattctttttgttttattgtaaatttaattgagaatatTTTAAACACTAGACTTGTAGTAGAATTTACAACATAAAAGACATAATTCAAACTCCctaatatgaatttaaaattaattaaaagtgaCAGTGCAATTGAACAAGAAGATATTTATAAgatacaattaaaaattaattatataagaaaagGTCATACAAACATATACAATGAATTTGGGAAATTTTTTATTCTCGATTCCTTACTTGATTGTGGCTTTTTTAAtgcaaaaatgaaataattttatattatgctTTTGATTTGATGTTAAttgtcaaaatataataaatcaatatattttgcTTGCAAGAATAACATAGTAAAAAAGCAATATGATAATCAAGACTTTACATTTGTTCATCTTATATGATGGTTATTAGCAACTCAAGAGACATAATTTTATGAAgtaatatttactatttttttgaaaaaactaaaaagcaaaatgaattataatattaaaatagatgtaatccataacttttttttatcatattgaGTACcttactttaatatttataattgatcaatttcataaaaacaaAGTTGATTAAATGATCAACgggtaaatataattaactttgaATTAAACACATCAATACTTTTATTCCACGGTAACTTCACGAGCATCAAAATTTGACATTTAgccaattttttatattctgcattaatctttttatatttatgttaaattttcttTACGCATAATATAGctagaaattaatatataaaattgaagttCAATCTGTTCTATCATCAACTTCAGAAATGAACCcgtttatttatattcattttcaaatcgaaattgaaaatttgaaattatcaattttactcAATAAAGTCTACCAACATATGCAGTGACGACagaagaaatttaaatattttaatttgtgataggattaaaagaataattattatttaaaagtcaTTAGAAAATTAACgtgtataatataattaaaactaaaatcaatataatgataaaaataaatagagaaCACGGATAGTAGagtttgaaggaagaagatgat
This window of the Vigna angularis cultivar LongXiaoDou No.4 chromosome 7, ASM1680809v1, whole genome shotgun sequence genome carries:
- the LOC108347329 gene encoding uncharacterized protein LOC108347329 isoform X4; amino-acid sequence: MFRILNRTLPLFRHHLPRTISSSTKTCNSTKKSVENSQIAPILAHSHNLSPIAPQSSSRAHVLALSAAAILTSAAFLNYDYVRHESDRRGEPNPLYARAENSTRKAADSFDRIFHHARRTGVAAAVLWHSLCSVLSSANHEVRSGFEIRVAALLADIAAANSGRRAAIVGAGGGAVVDWLLEAVTKEGGGGGGTQAESARALAYLIADPNVSAAVLGRPHAVPNLLRFIFSCQPRRSKNKKHSRRSAFDISDSLKGRSMLVAAIMDIVTSSCDNTQDVSFNPSLPGKAETRDIAAALQVIEEGGLHLDEPPEGEDDDGGTGSKGIGIKILEGTPVLGLSRTSSDSYSEELKHQTSKTIKFQNKYDNSRQQNNVSSSVVPGLWDDLHCEHVAVPFATWALANWATASESNRTRIQELDRDGQAVMAALMAPERSVKWHASLVVRLLLEDRNAPLNESISEWASSILSTISQASKHEDVSLANIALSALLLSVERSPAVQNILMENGLNPMREIAKQMTKHKQVQEAMAKALELLCTGELHLSLEEGQKWSGILVPWVFGTFSSDTIRSSAIKILSQIMEDYGPTSVPLSQGWLAVMLSEVHSSIKKSNDNGTNQPKSDNVKTLINNANIASAAQVASQLSTAVVNLAAKRMGVASNSGDASPLADFLSLEPLAGPFKNLKKDNLPKLDAADSAVATLKGIKALTEVCAEDSGCQDMIVDFGILCLLRRFMLSDDYEKLAAIEAYDASSRAHEGKERISNVDGKPPASDVYNSASVRVPPTAHIRKHAARLLTILSLLPKVKKVITADETWCKWLDDCANGRIPGCNDLKIQSYARAALLNVFCNDQPNGRSGSGGPSDGGVKSYRNACPRYDDMIFLINSHLPHWKCPKETGQQEPFSRMISLAPSADTDNGTESLNNSNCSISNDSTKINPDRNLPPLDIVFVHGLRGGPYKTWRIAEEKSSTSSHLVEKVDEGAGKLGTFWPGEWLSSDFPEARLFTLKYKTNLTQWSGASLPLQEVSSMLLEKLVAAGIGDRPVVFVTHSMGGLVVKQILHKAKEERFDNLVKNTMGIVFYSCPHFGSKLADMPWRMGFVLRPAPTIGELRSGSQKLIELNDYIRQLHKKRLLDVLSFCETKVTPIVEAYGGWAFRTEIVPIESAYPGFGELVVLESTDHINSCKPVSRSDPSYTETLKFLQRLKACLDSAYASGEELS
- the LOC108347329 gene encoding uncharacterized protein LOC108347329 isoform X3, whose translation is MFRILNRTLPLFRHHLPRTISSSTKTCNSTKKSVENSQIAPILAHSHNLSPIAPQSSSRAHVLALSAAAILTSAAFLNYDYVRHESDRRGEPNPLYARAENSTRKAADSFDRIFHHARRTGVAAAVLWHSLCSVLSSANHEVRSGFEIRVAALLADIAAANSGRRAAIVGAGGGAVVDWLLEAVTKEGGGGGGTQAESARALAYLIADPNVSAAVLGRPHAVPNLLRFIFSCQPRRSKNKKQHSRRSAFDISDSLKGRSMLVAAIMDIVTSSCDNTQDVSFNPSLPGKAETRDIAAALQVIEEGGLHLDEPPEGEDDDGGTGSKGIGIKILEGTPVLGLSRTSSDSYSEELKHQTSKTIKFQNKYDNSRQQNNVSSSVVPGLWDDLHCEHVAVPFATWALANWATASESNRTRIQELDRDGQAVMAALMAPERSVKWHASLVVRLLLEDRNAPLNESISEWASSILSTISQASKHEDVSLANIALSALLLSVERSPAVQNILMENGLNPMREIAKQMTKHKQVQEAMAKALELLCTGELHLSLEEGQKWSGILVPWVFGTFSSDTIRSSAIKILSQIMEDYGPTSVPLSQGWLAVMLSEVHSSIKKSNDNGTNQPKSDNVKTLINNANIASAAQVASQLSTAVVNLAAKRMGVASNSGDASPLADFLSLEPLAGPFKNLKKDNLPKLDAADSAVATLKGIKALTEVCAEDSGCQDMIVDFGILCLLRRFMLSDDYEKLAAIEAYDASSRAHEGKERISNVDGKPPASDVYNSASVRVPPTAHIRKHAARLLTILSLLPKVKKVITADETWCKWLDDCANGRIPGCNDLKIQSYARAALLNVFCNDQPNGRSGSGGPSDGGVKSYRNACPRYDDMIFLINSHLPHWKCPKETGQQEPFSRMISLAPSADTDNGTESLNNSNCSISNDSTKINPDRNLPPLDIVFVHGLRGGPYKTWRIAEEKSSTSSHLVEKVDEGAGKLGTFWPGEWLSSDFPEARLFTLKYKTNLTQWSGASLPLQEVSSMLLEKLVAAGIGDRPVVFVTHSMGGLVVKQILHKAKEERFDNLVKNTMGIVFYSCPHFGSKLADMPWRMGFVLRPAPTIGELRSGSQKLIELNDYIRQLHKKRLLDVLSFCETKVTPIVEAYGGWAFRTEIVPIESAYPGFGELVVLESTDHINSCKPVSRSDPSYTETLKFLQRLKACLDSAYASGEELS
- the LOC108347329 gene encoding uncharacterized protein LOC108347329 isoform X1, with translation MFRILNRTLPLFRHHLPRTISSSTKTCNSTKKSVENSQIAPILAHSHNLSPIAPQSSSRAHVLALSAAAILTSAAFLNYDYVRHESDRRGEPNPLYARAENSTRKAADSFDRIFHHARRTGVAAAVLWHSLCSVLSSANHEVRSGFEIRVAALLADIAAANSGRRAAIVGAGGGAVVDWLLEAVTKEGGGGGGTQAESARALAYLIADPNVSAAVLGRPHAVPNLLRFIFSCQPRRSKNKKQHSRRSAFDISDSLKGRSMLVAAIMDIVTSSCDNTQDVSFNPSLPGKAETRDIAAALQVIEEGGLHLDEPPEGEDDDGGTGSKGIGIKILEGTPVLGLSRTSSDSYSEELKHQTSKTIKFQNKYDNSRQQNNVSSSVVPGLWDDLHCEHVAVPFATWALANWATASESNRTRIQELDRDGQAVMAALMAPERSVKWHASLVVRLLLEDRNAPLNESISEWASSILSTISQASKHEDVSLANIALSALLLSVERSPAVQNILMENGLNPMREIAKQMTKHKQVQEAMAKALELLCTGELHLSLEEGQKWSGILVPWVFGTFSSDTIRSSAIKILSQIMEDYGPTSVPLSQGWLAVMLSEVHSSIKKSNDNGTNQPKSDNVKTLINNANIASAAQVASQLSTAVVNLAAKRMGVASNSGDASPLADFLSLEPLAGPFKNLKKDNLPKLDAADSAVATLKGIKALTEVCAEDSGCQDMIVDFGILCLLRRFMLSDDYEKLAAIEAYDASSRAHEGKERISNVDGKPPASDVYNSASVRVPPTAHIRKHAARLLTILSLLPKVKKVITADETWCKWLDDCANGRIPGCNDLKIQSYARAALLNVFCNDQPNGRSGSGGPSDGGVKSYRNACPRYDDMIFLINSHLPHWKCPKETGQQEPFSRMISLAPSADTDNGTESLNNSNCSISNDSTKINPDRNLPPLDIVFVHGLRGGPYKTWRIAEEKSSTSSHLVEKVDEGAGKLGTFWPGEWLSSDFPEARLFTLKYKTNLTQWSGASLPLQIWGSSYSMSLVKEVSSMLLEKLVAAGIGDRPVVFVTHSMGGLVVKQILHKAKEERFDNLVKNTMGIVFYSCPHFGSKLADMPWRMGFVLRPAPTIGELRSGSQKLIELNDYIRQLHKKRLLDVLSFCETKVTPIVEAYGGWAFRTEIVPIESAYPGFGELVVLESTDHINSCKPVSRSDPSYTETLKFLQRLKACLDSAYASGEELS
- the LOC108347329 gene encoding uncharacterized protein LOC108347329 isoform X2, with protein sequence MFRILNRTLPLFRHHLPRTISSSTKTCNSTKKSVENSQIAPILAHSHNLSPIAPQSSSRAHVLALSAAAILTSAAFLNYDYVRHESDRRGEPNPLYARAENSTRKAADSFDRIFHHARRTGVAAAVLWHSLCSVLSSANHEVRSGFEIRVAALLADIAAANSGRRAAIVGAGGGAVVDWLLEAVTKEGGGGGGTQAESARALAYLIADPNVSAAVLGRPHAVPNLLRFIFSCQPRRSKNKKHSRRSAFDISDSLKGRSMLVAAIMDIVTSSCDNTQDVSFNPSLPGKAETRDIAAALQVIEEGGLHLDEPPEGEDDDGGTGSKGIGIKILEGTPVLGLSRTSSDSYSEELKHQTSKTIKFQNKYDNSRQQNNVSSSVVPGLWDDLHCEHVAVPFATWALANWATASESNRTRIQELDRDGQAVMAALMAPERSVKWHASLVVRLLLEDRNAPLNESISEWASSILSTISQASKHEDVSLANIALSALLLSVERSPAVQNILMENGLNPMREIAKQMTKHKQVQEAMAKALELLCTGELHLSLEEGQKWSGILVPWVFGTFSSDTIRSSAIKILSQIMEDYGPTSVPLSQGWLAVMLSEVHSSIKKSNDNGTNQPKSDNVKTLINNANIASAAQVASQLSTAVVNLAAKRMGVASNSGDASPLADFLSLEPLAGPFKNLKKDNLPKLDAADSAVATLKGIKALTEVCAEDSGCQDMIVDFGILCLLRRFMLSDDYEKLAAIEAYDASSRAHEGKERISNVDGKPPASDVYNSASVRVPPTAHIRKHAARLLTILSLLPKVKKVITADETWCKWLDDCANGRIPGCNDLKIQSYARAALLNVFCNDQPNGRSGSGGPSDGGVKSYRNACPRYDDMIFLINSHLPHWKCPKETGQQEPFSRMISLAPSADTDNGTESLNNSNCSISNDSTKINPDRNLPPLDIVFVHGLRGGPYKTWRIAEEKSSTSSHLVEKVDEGAGKLGTFWPGEWLSSDFPEARLFTLKYKTNLTQWSGASLPLQIWGSSYSMSLVKEVSSMLLEKLVAAGIGDRPVVFVTHSMGGLVVKQILHKAKEERFDNLVKNTMGIVFYSCPHFGSKLADMPWRMGFVLRPAPTIGELRSGSQKLIELNDYIRQLHKKRLLDVLSFCETKVTPIVEAYGGWAFRTEIVPIESAYPGFGELVVLESTDHINSCKPVSRSDPSYTETLKFLQRLKACLDSAYASGEELS
- the LOC108347329 gene encoding uncharacterized protein LOC108347329 isoform X5; the encoded protein is MFRILNRTLPLFRHHLPRTISSSTKTCNSTKKSVENSQIAPILAHSHNLSPIAPQSSSRAHVLALSAAAILTSAAFLNYDYVRHESDRRGEPNPLYARAENSTRKAADSFDRIFHHARRTGVAAAVLWHSLCSVLSSANHEVRSGFEIRVAALLADIAAANSGRRAAIVGAGGGAVVDWLLEAVTKEGGGGGGTQAESARALAYLIADPNVSAAVLGRPHAVPNLLRFIFSCQPRRSKNKKQHSRRSAFDISDSLKGRSMLVAAIMDIVTSSCDNTQDVSFNPSLPGKAETRDIAAALQVIEEGGLHLDEPPEGEDDDGGTGSKGIGIKILEGTPVLGLSRTSSDSYSEELKHQTSKTIKFQNKYDNSRQQNNVSSSVVPGLWDDLHCEHVAVPFATWALANWATASESNRTRIQELDRDGQAVMAALMAPERSVKWHASLVVRLLLEDRNAPLNESISEWASSILSTISQASKHEDVSLANIALSALLLSVERSPAVQNILMENGLNPMREIAKQMTKHKQVQEAMAKALELLCTGELHLSLEEGQKWSGILVPWVFGTFSSDTIRSSAIKILSQIMEDYGPTSVPLSQGWLAVMLSEVHSSIKKSNDNGTNQPKSDNVKTLINNANIASAAQVASQLSTAVVNLAAKRMGVASNSGDASPLADFLSLEPLAGPFKNLKKDNLPKLDAADSAVATLKGIKALTEVCAEDSGCQDMIVDFGILCLLRRFMLSDDYEKLAAIEAYDASSRAHEGKERISNVDGKPPASDVYNSASVRVPPTAHIRKHAARLLTILSLLPKVKKVITADETWCKWLDDCANGRIPGCNDLKIQSYARAALLNVFCNDQPNGRSGSGGPSDGGVKSYRNACPRYDDMIFLINSHLPHWKCPKETGQQEPFSRMISLAPSADTDNGTESLNNSNCSISNDSTKINPDRNLPPLDIVFVHGLRGGPYKTWRIAEEKSSTSSHLVEKVDEGAGKLGTFWPGEWLSSDFPEARLFTLKYKTNLTQWSGASLPLQIWGSSYSMSLVKEVSSMLLEKLVAAGIGDRPVVFVTHSMGGLVVKQILHKAKEERFDNLVKNTMGIVFYSCPHFGSKLADMPWRMGFVLRPAPTSVFALGF